GAGCGTTTAAGGTTTTGCATACATAGTTTTAATTCTAAAGTTGAAATCACTCAAGTTCTGCAACACTTAGCTACCTTTGTGTCACATGGCAAACAACTATAAAACTATTGCAGTATATGAATATAGCTACCAAGCCCAAATTTTAAAAGGGCGTTTGGAGGCAGATGGTATTTCTGTATACTTAGGAGATCTATATTCTGTTGAGGCAGAGCCAGGCGCAAGCCAAGCAATGGGAGGCATTAAATTAAAAGTAAAAGCCGAAGACGTTATAAGAGCTAAGCATATACTAAGTTCTTTAAATAATAATGATGAAGATTCACAATGTTTAAGTTGTCCCCAATGCGAAAGTGTGGACATAGAACATGATATTACGGTTAGTGGTACTAGAGATTTATGGGCAAATCTTAAGCATTTTTTTTCAAACTTACTTTTAGATAATCCAAAAATGCAATACCGTTGTACCAACTGCAATACTAAATTTATACAATGACACATACATATTTTGTAACAGGCATAGGAACAGATGTTGGTAAAACTGTTGCTTCTGCTATTCTTACTGAAGCTTTAGAAGCAGATTATTGGAAACCCATACAAGCAGGAGATTTATCTAATAGTGATACTCATAAAGTTGAACGTTGGGTTAACAACTCTAAAACCAAATTCTTTGATAGTGCCTTTAACCTTAAAACACCTATGAGTCCGCACGCGGCCGCAGAAATTGATGGTGTAACATTGTCTAAATCTAAAGTTAAACGACCAAAAACATCTAAAAACCTAGTAATTGAAGGTGCTGGTGGCTTATTGGTTCCTATAAGTAATACTCAAACAATTGCAGATCTTATAAGTAAAAAAGATAGAGTAGTAGTGGTGTCCAGACATTACTTAGGAAGTATAAATCATACCTTACTAACTATTGAATCACTTAGGGCGAAAGGACTTGAAGTCTTCGGTATAATCTTTAATGGACCTTTAACCAAAACCACAGAAGATATTATAACTAGAATGACTAAAGTTCCTGTTATTGGTCGCATTGAAAATGAGCCTTATATAGATAGTCATGTTGTAAAAGAATATGCAGAAAAATTTAAGAATGAGCTTAAGTAAGAGAGATAGCAAAACAATTTGGCACCCATTAACACAACACAAAACAGCTAAATTGCCATTGGCAATTAGTAAAGCAAAAGCAGCTTTGCTTTATGATGAAAACGGTAAGGAGTATATAGACGCTATTGCATCATGGTACACTGCAATGTATGGCCATTGTAACGATTACATACTTGAGAGTGCTTTTAAACAAATGCAAACTTTAGATCAAGTTGTATTTACAGGCTTTACACATGAACCAGCAGTAAAACTTGCCGAAGAACTTTTATCTATTTTGCCTAAGAACCAAGCCAAAGTAATGTTTAATGACAATGGTTCAACATCTGTTGAGATTGGTATTAAAATGGCACTACAATTTCATCATAATAACAACGATAAAAGAGATACACTTTTAGCTTTTGAAAACGGATTTCATGGCGATACTTTTGGAGCTATGAGTGTGAGTGGTCTATCTGTTTATAATGGCCCTTTTGATGATCACTTTTTAAAAGTAGTACGTATTCCAACTCCAGACGGAACAAATAATGCTGAGGTTTTAAAACAACTAAACGCATTGATTGAAACTCATAATATTGCGGGATTTGTTTATGAACCATTAGTACAAGGTGCTGCTGGTATGAAAATGTACGATGCACAAGGTTTAAATGAAATACTTAAGATATGTAAAACAAACAAAATTATAACTGTTGCAGATGAGGTGATGACAGGCTTAGGCAAGACAGGTACATATTTCGCATCTTTAAATATTAAAGAATTACCAGACGTTATATGTCTTTCCAAAGCACTAACAGCTGGTTTAGTTCCTATGGGTATTACAACCTGTTCTCAAGATATTTATGATGCCTTTTTAGATGATAATGTTGGTAAAGGTTTATTTCATGCACATACCTATTCTGCAAACCCTATTGCCTGCGCAACTGCTTTAGCAGGCTTAGAGTTGTTGCAAACTCAAGAAATAAAAGAACAGCAAGCTTACATAATTAAAGCTCACGGAGAGTTTCTTAATAAAATTTCAGCCCATCCAAAGGTGCTTAATCCAAGGCAAAGCGGTGTTATTCTAGCTTTTGAAATGGATGTAGAA
This region of Croceibacter atlanticus HTCC2559 genomic DNA includes:
- the bioD gene encoding dethiobiotin synthase; translation: MTHTYFVTGIGTDVGKTVASAILTEALEADYWKPIQAGDLSNSDTHKVERWVNNSKTKFFDSAFNLKTPMSPHAAAEIDGVTLSKSKVKRPKTSKNLVIEGAGGLLVPISNTQTIADLISKKDRVVVVSRHYLGSINHTLLTIESLRAKGLEVFGIIFNGPLTKTTEDIITRMTKVPVIGRIENEPYIDSHVVKEYAEKFKNELK
- the bioA gene encoding adenosylmethionine--8-amino-7-oxononanoate transaminase; amino-acid sequence: MSLSKRDSKTIWHPLTQHKTAKLPLAISKAKAALLYDENGKEYIDAIASWYTAMYGHCNDYILESAFKQMQTLDQVVFTGFTHEPAVKLAEELLSILPKNQAKVMFNDNGSTSVEIGIKMALQFHHNNNDKRDTLLAFENGFHGDTFGAMSVSGLSVYNGPFDDHFLKVVRIPTPDGTNNAEVLKQLNALIETHNIAGFVYEPLVQGAAGMKMYDAQGLNEILKICKTNKIITVADEVMTGLGKTGTYFASLNIKELPDVICLSKALTAGLVPMGITTCSQDIYDAFLDDNVGKGLFHAHTYSANPIACATALAGLELLQTQEIKEQQAYIIKAHGEFLNKISAHPKVLNPRQSGVILAFEMDVEMERYGNLRNKLFQFFMDKGVYLRPLGNTIYILPPFVITEAQLKAVYSAILEALESFS